In a single window of the Streptacidiphilus sp. P02-A3a genome:
- a CDS encoding SIS domain-containing protein produces MEPRLDRYALFIAKEYFAGFLKPEEYSLEDLRPELRAKIENGQFKRIVFTGMGCSAIVSDIIRGYFAEIGSPIEVFVVNDYEFPFLLPPSIIDDESTLIIISSYSGHSQEPVRAFDALRHADDRILLLTSGGKLAEVGRERGVSIAYWRLAEPDREYPLFHVTQYFAILLHLFDRLGLLEGNGEEILSRLPEVLSGDVLVAQREQARQIAEASREANIVMLGSPKWHESLLKLAKMHFNEMAMAPATRNYFHEFCHSEVATFSDPTRRHSVLLFADGEEDEYTQKKMDNLVRLLSADIPQNRNVTVHKIDARGNGFLEKYFWALNLVQLITLDLGRFYDVQSRDLISEAAGNAWYHSTTITAEESV; encoded by the coding sequence ATGGAACCGCGCCTCGACCGATACGCGCTCTTCATCGCCAAGGAGTACTTCGCCGGGTTCCTGAAGCCCGAGGAGTATTCACTCGAAGATCTCAGGCCCGAACTCCGCGCAAAAATCGAGAACGGCCAGTTCAAGCGCATCGTCTTCACCGGCATGGGCTGCTCGGCAATCGTCTCGGACATCATACGCGGCTACTTCGCCGAGATCGGCTCGCCGATCGAGGTCTTCGTCGTCAATGACTACGAGTTCCCGTTCCTGTTACCGCCGAGCATCATCGACGACGAGTCGACGCTGATCATCATCAGTTCCTACAGCGGTCACTCCCAGGAGCCGGTGCGCGCCTTCGACGCCTTGCGGCACGCGGATGACCGGATCCTGCTGCTGACCTCCGGAGGCAAGCTGGCGGAGGTGGGCCGTGAGCGCGGGGTGTCCATCGCGTACTGGCGGCTGGCCGAGCCGGACCGCGAGTACCCGCTCTTCCACGTCACCCAGTACTTTGCCATCCTGCTCCACCTGTTCGACCGGCTCGGACTTCTCGAAGGCAACGGCGAGGAGATCCTGTCCCGTCTCCCCGAGGTGCTGAGCGGCGACGTCCTGGTGGCCCAGCGCGAACAGGCCCGACAGATCGCCGAAGCCAGTCGGGAGGCCAACATCGTGATGCTTGGCTCCCCGAAGTGGCACGAAAGCCTGCTGAAGCTGGCGAAGATGCACTTCAACGAGATGGCGATGGCGCCGGCGACGCGCAACTATTTCCACGAGTTCTGCCACAGTGAGGTCGCAACCTTCTCCGACCCGACGCGCCGGCACAGCGTGCTCCTCTTCGCCGACGGCGAGGAGGACGAGTACACGCAGAAAAAGATGGACAACCTGGTCCGTCTGCTCTCCGCCGACATCCCGCAGAACCGTAACGTAACGGTGCACAAGATCGACGCCCGGGGCAACGGATTCCTGGAGAAGTACTTCTGGGCGCTGAATCTGGTCCAGTTGATCACTCTCGATCTGGGCCGGTTCTACGACGTCCAGTCGCGCGACCTGATCTCCGAGGCGGCCGGAAACGCCTGGTACCACAGCACCACCATCACGGCCGAGGAGAGCGTCTGA
- a CDS encoding SDR family oxidoreductase — protein sequence MQDIFSLDGKVALVTGGTRGIGRALLEGLVQAGAQVVFTGSSKETVAQADAELRVACIPATGVVWDASGAGQAADLVDEVVRLHGTLDILVNCAGIIRRYDAESYPDDDWDEVLAVNLSAAFRLSREAGKVMLAQGSGKIVNIASVLAYSGGRSVVAYAVSKGGLVQLTKALATEWAHRGVNVNAIASGYIRTDLTRALQDNEERERELLARLPAGRWGVPDDLVGATVFLASQAADYVHGAVLAVDGGWTAA from the coding sequence ATGCAGGACATATTCTCTCTCGATGGAAAGGTGGCGCTGGTGACCGGGGGCACCCGGGGTATCGGACGTGCCCTGTTGGAGGGATTGGTCCAAGCCGGCGCACAGGTGGTCTTCACAGGCTCCAGCAAGGAGACGGTCGCCCAGGCCGATGCCGAGCTGCGCGTGGCCTGCATCCCGGCGACGGGAGTGGTCTGGGATGCGTCCGGCGCCGGCCAGGCCGCCGACCTGGTGGACGAAGTCGTCCGCCTGCACGGCACATTGGACATTCTCGTCAATTGCGCCGGAATCATCAGGCGATACGACGCCGAGTCCTACCCGGACGACGACTGGGACGAAGTACTCGCCGTCAACCTCAGTGCTGCGTTCCGCCTCAGCCGCGAGGCGGGCAAGGTGATGCTGGCACAGGGCAGCGGGAAGATCGTCAACATTGCCTCCGTGCTCGCGTACTCCGGTGGCCGCAGTGTCGTGGCCTATGCCGTGAGCAAGGGCGGACTGGTCCAACTGACCAAGGCTCTGGCCACCGAGTGGGCCCACCGCGGCGTCAACGTCAACGCCATCGCCTCGGGCTACATCAGGACCGACCTCACCCGCGCGCTGCAGGACAACGAAGAGCGCGAGCGCGAGTTGCTCGCTCGTCTCCCGGCCGGCCGTTGGGGCGTACCCGACGACCTCGTGGGTGCCACGGTCTTCCTCGCGTCACAGGCCGCCGACTACGTCCATGGTGCTGTGCTCGCCGTGGACGGCGGTTGGACTGCGGCCTGA
- a CDS encoding pyridoxal phosphate-dependent aminotransferase, translating to MQTANRLKGLEQSPIRAMTQRCEAVGGINLGQGLCRVPPSVELLEAAAHDFPSIDHSYSYAEGDAGFRADIADKILRYQGLDVDPSRQIVATVGATGAFNAVLSAFLNPGDGVLVLEPFYGYHVACLRFFGIVPQPVRLEAPAFTVEREALQAAVTARTRAIVICTPGNPSGRRFTTEELEVVVAVAEEHDLLIITDEIYEHIYFSPGRHISPATIPGAAERTVLISGLSKTYSIPGWRLGYAVASPDLSRSIRGAADALTVCAPTPLQQAARHALRFPESYYENLRDLYDGKRALLTAAFEAAGAKVGKPEGAYYLFVDCSGLGARSGHEAAELLLEKAKVATIPGEAFYLDDPGIPYVRACFSHPDDLLREAAQQLREGLAS from the coding sequence GTGCAGACCGCCAACCGGCTCAAGGGCCTGGAACAGTCGCCGATCCGGGCGATGACACAGCGATGCGAAGCCGTGGGGGGCATCAACCTCGGCCAAGGATTGTGCCGAGTACCTCCGTCGGTCGAACTCCTGGAGGCTGCGGCCCACGATTTCCCGTCCATCGACCACTCGTACAGTTACGCGGAAGGCGACGCCGGTTTCCGGGCCGACATAGCCGACAAGATCCTCCGCTACCAGGGCCTGGACGTTGACCCGTCCCGCCAGATCGTCGCCACCGTCGGGGCGACCGGCGCCTTCAACGCCGTTCTCTCGGCGTTTCTGAACCCCGGCGACGGCGTGCTCGTCCTGGAGCCCTTCTACGGTTACCACGTCGCCTGCCTGCGCTTCTTCGGGATCGTCCCGCAGCCGGTCCGGCTCGAAGCTCCCGCGTTCACCGTGGAACGCGAGGCGCTTCAGGCCGCGGTCACCGCACGCACCCGAGCCATCGTGATCTGCACCCCGGGCAACCCCTCGGGGAGACGGTTCACCACCGAGGAGCTCGAAGTCGTGGTCGCGGTGGCCGAGGAGCACGACCTGCTGATCATCACTGATGAGATCTACGAGCACATCTACTTTTCCCCGGGCCGACACATCTCGCCGGCGACCATCCCTGGTGCGGCCGAGCGCACCGTCCTGATCTCCGGACTGTCGAAGACCTACAGCATTCCGGGTTGGCGGCTCGGCTACGCCGTCGCCTCACCGGATCTGTCCCGCTCCATCCGAGGTGCGGCCGACGCCCTCACCGTCTGCGCACCCACTCCGCTCCAGCAGGCAGCCCGTCATGCCCTGCGCTTCCCCGAGAGCTACTACGAGAACCTGCGCGACCTGTACGACGGCAAACGGGCGCTGTTGACCGCGGCATTCGAGGCCGCGGGCGCCAAGGTGGGGAAACCGGAGGGTGCCTACTACCTGTTTGTCGATTGCAGCGGGCTCGGCGCCAGAAGCGGCCACGAAGCCGCGGAACTGCTCCTGGAAAAGGCGAAGGTTGCGACCATTCCGGGCGAGGCGTTCTACCTCGACGACCCGGGCATCCCCTATGTCCGGGCGTGCTTCTCGCACCCGGACGACCTGTTGCGCGAGGCAGCACAGCAGCTTCGCGAAGGCCTGGCATCATGA
- a CDS encoding DUF554 domain-containing protein, protein MGTVLDVLCIVAGTAVGATMGDRISNRIRELLLAGIGLFIVVLGIQQSASSFEGAFAQAIGSGAPFVVLGALIAGGAAGGLLNVEGRIEQLGSIFEKRFSASGESGFLTGFLAATLLFCVGPMAILGAFENGITGSIRILAVKSLMDGFASLAFASSLGWGVAFSSLPLAVYQGGLTAFAAAIGGAMDPAVVASMTAIGGILVLGVGIRLLEIKDIAVANLLPAIVLGPAITAVWLALRH, encoded by the coding sequence ATGGGGACGGTTCTCGACGTCCTCTGCATCGTCGCGGGCACTGCCGTCGGCGCGACGATGGGTGACCGAATCTCCAACAGGATCCGCGAGCTGCTCCTTGCGGGAATCGGCTTGTTCATTGTCGTGCTGGGGATACAGCAGTCCGCTTCGTCATTCGAAGGCGCCTTCGCCCAGGCCATCGGCAGCGGCGCACCGTTCGTCGTGCTCGGTGCGCTCATCGCCGGTGGCGCCGCGGGCGGACTGCTCAACGTGGAGGGCCGGATCGAGCAGCTGGGATCGATCTTCGAGAAGCGCTTCTCAGCAAGCGGGGAATCGGGATTCCTCACGGGATTCCTGGCTGCCACCCTGCTGTTCTGCGTCGGCCCCATGGCCATCCTCGGGGCATTCGAGAACGGCATCACCGGCAGCATCAGGATTCTCGCGGTCAAGTCGCTGATGGACGGATTCGCGTCCCTTGCCTTCGCGTCGAGCCTTGGCTGGGGGGTCGCGTTCTCCAGCCTTCCGCTCGCCGTCTACCAGGGCGGCCTCACCGCATTCGCGGCGGCTATCGGCGGAGCGATGGATCCGGCCGTGGTGGCCTCCATGACTGCCATCGGCGGAATACTCGTCCTCGGCGTCGGAATTCGACTGCTGGAGATCAAGGATATCGCGGTCGCCAACCTTCTGCCTGCCATCGTGCTGGGGCCGGCCATCACGGCGGTGTGGCTCGCACTACGACACTGA
- the metG gene encoding methionine--tRNA ligase, which produces MKPSECESSSANLFYVTTPIFYVNDTPHLGHAYTTVAGDVLSRWHRQRGERVLYLTGTDEHGQKIMRAAESKGVTPQEWCDTLVNESWKPLWQHLEIANDDFIRTTQARHTVRVQEFVQDLYDKEQIYKGSYEGPYCVGCEEYKLPGELLDGGAEFAGQKLCPVHKRPVEILSEDNYFFKLSEFGGKLLAHYEANPDFIQPESARNEVVNFVRQGLQDLSISRSTFNWGITVPWDEKHVIYVWVDALLNYATAAGYNEDPEKFEATFPADVHLVGKDILRFHAVIWPAMLMAQGLPLPGRIFGHGWLMVGGEKMSKSNLTGIKPQDLTSHFGVDAYRWYFLRAITFGQDGSFSWEDFSARYTSELANDYGNLASRVAAMIGKYFDGTLPAATADGAAEKAIHDSLLKAVATADSRMGDKLDFQGGILAVFDFIKQVNGYISEQEPWNVAKDKSEEGTARLATILYTAAESLRAVAVLLNAVMPESSQKLWDSLGAEASLGALADQHVQEAATWGQLPTGATVTKGAALFPRLDDSAQA; this is translated from the coding sequence ATGAAGCCCAGCGAGTGCGAGTCTTCCTCTGCGAACTTGTTCTACGTCACTACTCCTATTTTCTACGTCAACGACACCCCTCACCTGGGTCATGCCTACACTACGGTTGCGGGCGATGTACTCAGCCGTTGGCACCGCCAACGAGGTGAGAGGGTGCTGTACCTCACGGGCACGGACGAACACGGCCAGAAGATCATGAGGGCAGCCGAGTCGAAAGGGGTCACCCCCCAGGAGTGGTGCGACACGCTGGTGAACGAGTCGTGGAAGCCTCTCTGGCAGCACCTGGAGATTGCCAACGACGACTTCATTCGCACCACGCAGGCCAGGCACACCGTTCGCGTGCAGGAGTTCGTTCAGGATCTGTATGACAAGGAGCAGATCTACAAAGGCAGCTACGAGGGTCCTTATTGCGTGGGCTGCGAGGAGTACAAACTCCCTGGCGAACTGCTCGACGGAGGAGCCGAGTTCGCGGGCCAGAAGCTCTGCCCGGTACACAAGCGGCCGGTGGAGATCCTCAGTGAGGACAACTACTTCTTCAAACTGAGCGAGTTCGGCGGGAAGTTGCTCGCCCACTACGAGGCAAACCCCGACTTCATCCAGCCCGAGTCGGCGCGCAACGAGGTCGTGAACTTCGTCCGTCAGGGACTCCAGGACCTCTCCATCTCCCGATCGACGTTCAACTGGGGCATCACCGTGCCCTGGGATGAGAAGCACGTCATCTACGTGTGGGTGGACGCCCTGCTGAACTACGCCACCGCGGCCGGCTACAACGAGGACCCGGAGAAGTTCGAGGCCACCTTCCCGGCTGATGTCCACCTGGTGGGCAAGGATATCCTCCGCTTCCACGCGGTGATTTGGCCGGCGATGCTGATGGCGCAGGGTCTGCCGTTGCCCGGCCGGATCTTCGGACACGGATGGCTGATGGTCGGCGGTGAGAAGATGAGCAAGTCCAACCTGACCGGCATCAAGCCGCAGGACCTCACCTCGCACTTCGGTGTGGACGCCTACCGTTGGTACTTCCTGCGTGCGATCACCTTCGGGCAGGACGGATCCTTCTCCTGGGAGGACTTCTCCGCGCGGTACACCAGCGAGCTGGCGAACGACTACGGCAACCTTGCCTCGCGCGTGGCCGCCATGATCGGCAAGTATTTCGACGGGACGCTGCCCGCGGCCACTGCGGATGGTGCGGCTGAGAAGGCCATCCACGACAGCCTCCTGAAGGCGGTAGCGACAGCCGACAGCCGCATGGGCGACAAGCTCGACTTCCAGGGCGGCATCCTCGCTGTCTTCGACTTCATCAAGCAGGTCAACGGCTACATTTCGGAGCAGGAGCCGTGGAATGTCGCCAAGGACAAGTCGGAGGAGGGCACCGCACGGCTCGCGACCATCCTCTACACAGCAGCCGAGTCCCTGCGAGCCGTCGCGGTCCTGCTCAACGCCGTCATGCCGGAGAGTTCCCAAAAACTCTGGGACTCCCTCGGCGCGGAGGCATCCCTGGGCGCCCTCGCTGACCAGCACGTCCAGGAGGCCGCCACATGGGGCCAGCTTCCCACCGGAGCGACGGTCACTAAGGGCGCCGCACTCTTCCCGCGTCTGGACGACTCAGCACAGGCGTGA
- a CDS encoding glycoside hydrolase family 27 protein yields the protein MRSGIPRRARRLVAALAAGAAAVAVVLLPMPQAQAESNGVGATPALGWSSWSYVRHDPTAAVIDAQADAMKSSGLAAAGYQYVNIDDFWYQCPGSQGPAVDQYGRWATDATAFPASGSTNGIAVVASHVHADGLKFGIYVTPGISKQAVAENTPIQGTSYTADDIATTTSEKNYNCGGMVGIDYSKPGAQAFINSWANEFASWGVDYVKIDGVGTSDVGDVEAWSNALRQTDRPIHLELSNSLAIGSASTWAQYSNGWRTGGDVECYCGSNGSSFPLTDWGNIQKRFNEVAAWQPDGGPGAFNDYDSTEVGNGANDGLTAPERQSQLSLWSMAASPLILGTDLTHLDPTDLGYLKNKAVLAVDQDAIDASRIVDNGNQQVFTKTEPDGSVVIGLFNYSGSASQTVSINLADAGITGSTTATDLWSGSSIGTISGNYSVNLGPGAVQLLRTPPGTSTATEYVSAASGRCLDDPDSTTTPGTPQEVWDCHHGPNQEWTSSDGTLRELGLCLDAFNNGTATGTKVDLYTCNGQTNQQWTVHSNGTITGVQSGLCLDVTGGGDSANGTGVQLWTCNGDSNQKWTKA from the coding sequence GTGCGTTCAGGAATCCCCCGAAGAGCACGCAGGCTGGTCGCCGCGTTGGCGGCGGGCGCGGCGGCCGTCGCCGTCGTGCTGCTGCCGATGCCGCAGGCCCAGGCCGAGAGCAACGGCGTCGGCGCCACCCCGGCGCTCGGCTGGAGCAGTTGGAGCTATGTCCGGCACGACCCGACAGCCGCCGTGATCGACGCCCAGGCGGACGCGATGAAGAGCAGCGGCTTGGCGGCGGCGGGCTACCAGTACGTCAACATCGACGACTTCTGGTACCAGTGCCCGGGCAGCCAGGGTCCGGCCGTGGACCAGTACGGCCGCTGGGCCACCGACGCCACCGCGTTCCCAGCGTCCGGTTCCACCAACGGAATCGCCGTGGTCGCCTCCCATGTCCACGCCGACGGGCTGAAGTTCGGGATCTACGTCACCCCCGGCATCTCCAAGCAGGCCGTCGCCGAGAACACCCCGATCCAGGGCACCAGTTACACCGCCGACGACATCGCGACCACGACCTCCGAGAAGAACTACAACTGCGGCGGGATGGTCGGCATCGACTACAGCAAGCCGGGCGCGCAGGCGTTCATCAACTCCTGGGCGAACGAGTTCGCCTCCTGGGGCGTGGACTACGTCAAGATCGACGGCGTCGGCACCAGTGACGTCGGCGATGTCGAGGCCTGGTCGAACGCGCTCCGGCAGACCGATCGGCCGATCCACCTGGAGTTGTCCAACAGCCTCGCCATCGGCAGCGCGAGCACCTGGGCGCAGTACTCCAACGGCTGGCGCACCGGCGGCGACGTCGAGTGCTACTGCGGCAGCAACGGCAGCAGCTTCCCGCTGACCGACTGGGGCAACATCCAGAAGCGCTTCAACGAGGTCGCCGCCTGGCAGCCGGACGGCGGTCCCGGGGCGTTCAACGACTACGACTCGACCGAGGTCGGCAACGGCGCCAACGACGGACTGACCGCGCCCGAGCGGCAGTCGCAACTCAGTCTGTGGTCGATGGCCGCCTCGCCGCTGATCCTCGGCACCGACCTGACCCACCTCGACCCGACCGACCTCGGCTACCTCAAGAACAAGGCCGTACTCGCCGTGGACCAGGATGCCATCGACGCCTCCAGGATCGTCGACAACGGCAACCAGCAGGTCTTCACCAAGACCGAGCCGGACGGCAGCGTGGTCATCGGCCTGTTCAACTACTCGGGCAGCGCCAGCCAGACCGTCAGCATCAACCTGGCCGACGCCGGGATCACCGGCTCGACCACCGCCACCGACCTGTGGAGCGGCTCCTCGATCGGCACGATCAGCGGCAACTACAGCGTCAACCTCGGCCCGGGAGCGGTCCAACTGCTGCGCACCCCGCCCGGCACCAGCACCGCCACCGAGTACGTCAGCGCCGCCTCCGGCCGCTGCCTGGACGACCCCGACTCGACCACCACCCCCGGCACCCCGCAGGAGGTCTGGGACTGCCACCACGGCCCGAACCAGGAGTGGACCTCCTCGGACGGCACGCTGCGGGAACTGGGGCTCTGCCTGGACGCCTTCAACAACGGCACCGCGACCGGGACCAAGGTCGATCTGTACACCTGCAACGGTCAGACCAACCAGCAGTGGACCGTCCACTCGAACGGCACCATCACCGGGGTTCAGTCCGGCCTGTGCCTGGACGTCACCGGCGGCGGCGACAGCGCCAACGGCACCGGCGTCCAGCTCTGGACCTGCAACGGCGACAGCAACCAGAAGTGGACCAAGGCCTAG
- a CDS encoding glycoside hydrolase family 2 TIM barrel-domain containing protein — MNIVPSRRQVLGTLAGGALAALALRDTADATPTAPGAYTPPAPRTWLSLDSGWRFQKGDVTGADAPGFNDGAWSAISVPHTWNAVDGADGGGNYYRGIGWYRRHVTVPAELAGKMLFLQFAGANQVADVWVNGTHLGQHQGGYSRFRFGVTTALTPGQDAVIAVRVTNAANPDIAPLSADYTFQGGIYRNVSLYAVDKLAVQLLDYAGPGIYLRQRAVTAASATVDVTAKIFNNNSTSRSVVVRAVITDTDGLIVADRSSAPQTIAADSGLDLPLTLTVANPRRWNGLADPYQYSANVEVRDAATGTVTDVVTEPLGLRSFSLDPATGFSLNGRHLGLHGVNLHQDRAVVGWAQSDADHAQDFALINELGATAIRMAHYQHDQKDYDLADATGVVVWAEVPLVNNTTDSAAFTASTENQLRELIRQNYNHPSIVFWSIGNEQSKDDTPTNTLLANLAALVTSEDPDRISTYANDLGNDAQVTGHADTTGFNKYYGWYGGSCNDLGPWADSLHQAEPKRTFAVSEYGAGANTAQHALNPSPPDPGGQFHPEEYQALLHEASWGQLAARPFVWGTFVWVMFDFASDSRDEGDQPGINDKGLVTRDRATCKDAYYWYKANWAATPTLYITSRRWTSRTDAATQIKVYSNAAEVTAVLNGTSLGTMSGTDHMFTWTGVTLRSGANTVTVSAAIDGVTHTDTVTWTLLTS, encoded by the coding sequence ATGAACATTGTCCCGAGCCGCCGGCAGGTCCTCGGCACCCTGGCGGGTGGGGCTCTGGCCGCACTAGCCCTCCGTGACACGGCCGACGCCACGCCGACCGCCCCCGGGGCCTACACGCCTCCTGCCCCGCGCACCTGGCTCAGTCTCGACTCCGGATGGCGGTTCCAAAAGGGCGACGTCACCGGAGCGGACGCGCCCGGGTTCAACGACGGCGCCTGGAGCGCGATCAGCGTCCCGCACACCTGGAACGCGGTGGACGGGGCGGACGGCGGTGGCAACTACTACCGAGGCATCGGCTGGTACCGCAGGCACGTCACCGTGCCCGCGGAACTGGCGGGCAAGATGCTCTTCCTCCAGTTCGCCGGTGCCAACCAGGTCGCCGACGTCTGGGTCAACGGCACCCACCTCGGCCAGCACCAGGGCGGCTACTCCCGCTTCCGGTTCGGCGTCACCACCGCCCTCACCCCGGGCCAGGACGCCGTCATAGCCGTCAGGGTGACCAATGCCGCCAATCCCGACATCGCCCCGCTGAGCGCCGACTACACCTTCCAGGGCGGTATCTACCGCAACGTCAGCCTCTACGCGGTCGACAAGCTCGCGGTGCAGTTACTCGACTACGCCGGGCCCGGCATCTACCTGCGGCAGCGCGCCGTCACCGCCGCCTCGGCGACCGTCGACGTGACCGCGAAGATCTTCAACAACAACAGCACCAGCCGCTCCGTGGTGGTGCGCGCCGTCATCACCGACACCGACGGCCTGATCGTGGCCGACCGGAGCAGCGCCCCGCAGACGATCGCGGCCGACAGCGGCCTGGACCTCCCACTGACGCTCACCGTCGCCAATCCTCGCAGGTGGAACGGCTTGGCCGACCCCTACCAGTACAGTGCCAACGTCGAGGTCAGGGACGCCGCCACCGGGACGGTGACGGACGTGGTCACCGAACCGCTCGGACTGCGCAGCTTCAGCCTCGACCCCGCCACGGGCTTCTCGCTCAACGGCCGGCACCTCGGCCTGCACGGCGTCAACCTGCACCAGGACCGCGCCGTCGTGGGCTGGGCCCAGAGCGACGCCGACCACGCCCAGGACTTCGCCCTGATCAACGAACTCGGTGCGACCGCCATCCGGATGGCGCACTACCAGCACGACCAGAAGGACTACGACCTCGCGGACGCGACCGGAGTGGTGGTCTGGGCGGAGGTGCCCCTGGTCAACAACACCACGGACTCGGCCGCCTTCACCGCGAGCACCGAGAACCAGCTGCGCGAGCTGATCCGCCAGAACTACAACCACCCCTCGATCGTCTTCTGGAGCATCGGCAACGAGCAGAGCAAGGACGACACCCCCACCAACACACTGCTGGCGAACCTCGCCGCGCTCGTCACCAGCGAGGACCCGGACCGCATCAGCACCTACGCGAACGATCTCGGCAACGACGCCCAGGTGACCGGACACGCGGACACCACCGGCTTCAACAAGTACTACGGCTGGTACGGAGGCTCCTGCAACGACCTGGGGCCCTGGGCCGACAGCCTGCACCAGGCCGAGCCGAAACGCACCTTCGCCGTCTCCGAGTACGGGGCGGGTGCGAACACCGCCCAGCACGCACTCAACCCGTCACCACCCGATCCGGGGGGTCAGTTCCATCCGGAGGAGTACCAGGCCCTGCTCCACGAGGCGTCCTGGGGGCAGCTCGCCGCCCGGCCGTTCGTCTGGGGCACGTTCGTCTGGGTCATGTTCGACTTCGCCTCCGACTCCCGCGACGAGGGCGACCAGCCCGGGATCAACGACAAGGGACTGGTCACCCGCGACCGGGCGACCTGCAAGGACGCCTACTACTGGTACAAGGCCAACTGGGCCGCCACACCGACGTTGTACATCACCAGCCGCCGCTGGACCTCGCGGACCGATGCCGCGACCCAGATCAAGGTCTACTCCAACGCCGCGGAGGTCACCGCCGTGCTCAACGGCACCTCCCTGGGCACGATGAGCGGCACCGACCACATGTTCACCTGGACCGGCGTGACCCTGCGGTCCGGCGCCAACACCGTCACCGTCAGCGCAGCCATCGACGGTGTGACCCACACCGACACCGTCACCTGGACCCTGCTCACGAGCTGA